A single region of the Arthrobacter sp. PAMC25564 genome encodes:
- a CDS encoding ABC transporter family substrate-binding protein — MKNLTKIGGVAAVVAALALTACGGGGKATGPESGKGQEAGSDLSKLVSINAKDAKDLEPGGTVTLPLGSIGPDFNSFSTNGNSGDNTALHRPIDEAGTWGCWNFDFDGTATPNKDFCEDVKSEVKDGKQTITIKVNDKASYNDGTPIDVKTFENTWQMLRGTNKDIDIVSSGAYEFVDSVKAGANDKEVIVTTTQPVYPLDSLFTGFVHPKVNTPEIFNNGFTGEMHPEWMAGPFKLDQYDSAAKTVTLAPNDKWWGAKPVLNKVVFRQLESSAAIAAFKNGEIDAVSANSVTPYKQLEGTKNSEVRRGQRLFAGGLNLNAQKAPLTDVAIRKAIFTAVDREALRKVRFNGLNWDEPSPGSMMLMPFSKYYQDNYPVKETGADAAKKVLTDAGYKPNAAGIMEKDGVPAAFKISNFGDDPTGLAFAQTLQKQLQDGGMDVGIDQRASADFGKAMGSRDYVLSVSGYGVGPDATDAVKQFYDSTTNENKLGDAELDAEIKKLSTIADNAERNKAAMEVEKKHMAKYFSMGVVMNGPQISFVHTGLANFGPSLFKSASQVPDWTTLGWEKK; from the coding sequence ATGAAGAATCTGACGAAGATCGGCGGCGTCGCCGCCGTCGTGGCGGCGCTCGCGCTGACCGCCTGCGGCGGCGGTGGCAAGGCCACCGGGCCCGAGTCCGGCAAAGGCCAGGAGGCGGGAAGCGATCTGTCCAAGCTCGTCAGCATCAACGCCAAGGACGCCAAGGATCTCGAGCCGGGCGGCACCGTGACGCTGCCGCTGGGCAGCATCGGTCCGGACTTCAACAGCTTCTCCACCAATGGCAACAGCGGCGACAACACTGCCCTGCACCGCCCGATCGACGAAGCCGGCACCTGGGGCTGCTGGAACTTCGACTTCGACGGCACCGCAACGCCGAACAAGGATTTCTGCGAAGACGTCAAGAGCGAGGTCAAGGACGGCAAGCAGACCATCACCATCAAGGTGAACGACAAGGCAAGCTACAACGACGGCACGCCAATCGATGTGAAGACCTTCGAGAACACCTGGCAGATGCTCAGGGGCACGAACAAGGACATCGACATCGTCAGCTCCGGCGCCTACGAGTTTGTGGATTCCGTCAAGGCCGGTGCGAACGACAAGGAAGTCATCGTCACCACCACCCAGCCGGTCTACCCGCTGGACTCCCTCTTCACCGGTTTCGTGCACCCCAAGGTGAACACCCCGGAAATTTTCAACAACGGCTTTACGGGGGAGATGCACCCCGAGTGGATGGCAGGTCCCTTCAAGCTGGACCAGTACGACAGCGCCGCCAAGACCGTCACCCTGGCCCCGAACGACAAGTGGTGGGGCGCCAAGCCCGTCCTGAACAAGGTCGTCTTCCGCCAGCTGGAGAGCAGCGCCGCCATCGCCGCCTTCAAGAACGGCGAAATCGATGCCGTCTCCGCCAACTCGGTCACCCCGTACAAACAGCTCGAGGGCACCAAGAACTCCGAGGTCCGCCGTGGCCAGCGCCTCTTCGCCGGCGGACTGAACCTCAACGCCCAGAAGGCGCCGCTGACCGACGTCGCGATCCGCAAGGCGATCTTCACCGCCGTCGACCGTGAGGCGCTCCGCAAGGTCCGCTTCAACGGCCTGAACTGGGACGAACCCAGCCCCGGATCGATGATGCTGATGCCGTTCTCCAAGTACTACCAGGACAACTACCCGGTCAAGGAAACCGGCGCGGACGCTGCCAAGAAGGTCCTCACCGACGCTGGCTACAAGCCCAACGCCGCCGGCATCATGGAGAAGGACGGTGTTCCCGCCGCCTTCAAGATCAGCAACTTCGGGGACGACCCCACCGGCCTGGCCTTCGCGCAGACCCTGCAGAAGCAGCTCCAGGACGGCGGCATGGACGTCGGGATCGACCAGCGCGCCTCCGCCGACTTCGGCAAGGCGATGGGCAGCCGTGACTACGTCCTGAGCGTCTCCGGCTACGGTGTCGGCCCGGACGCCACGGATGCCGTCAAGCAGTTCTACGATTCGACGACCAACGAGAACAAACTCGGGGACGCCGAGCTGGACGCCGAGATCAAGAAGCTCTCCACCATTGCCGACAACGCCGAGCGCAACAAGGCAGCGATGGAAGTCGAGAAGAAGCACATGGCCAAGTACTTCTCCATGGGCGTTGTTATGAACGGTCCGCAGATCTCCTTCGTGCATACCGGCCTGGCCAACTTCGGCCCGTCCCTGTTCAAGAGCGCATCCCAGGTTCCGGACTGGACCACCCTCGGCTGGGAAAAAAAATAG
- a CDS encoding Gfo/Idh/MocA family oxidoreductase: MNPESSRPIRTAVAGFGLSGSVFHAPLIGANPAYSLDVIATSDAGRKASAAGRHPGARIVDTPADIIELNGELDLLVLGTPPATHYPLAKAALEAGLDVVVDKPFTVRSAEGQELIGLAARLGRVLTVFQNRRWDGDFLTVRGLLESGSLGAVTRFESRFERWSPEVTKAWKAAATADEGGGVLFDLGTHLLDQALQLFGPATVTHAELNARRPGEQVDDDVFLALRHGSGVISHLWMNMLCAQQGPRYRLLGSDGGFTKHGVDPQAPYIVAGGSPLDAGYGVEDRDWAGTLGRDGHLDRLPTDRGAYPEFYRILADKIHDGGAASALPVPVDPAGPVEVLKLMEQARALV, translated from the coding sequence ATGAATCCGGAATCCAGCCGGCCCATCCGTACCGCCGTGGCCGGCTTCGGACTCTCGGGCAGCGTCTTCCACGCCCCCCTGATTGGGGCGAACCCCGCGTATTCCCTCGACGTCATCGCCACGTCTGACGCCGGCAGGAAGGCATCCGCGGCCGGCCGCCACCCCGGGGCCAGGATCGTGGACACCCCCGCGGACATCATTGAGCTCAACGGGGAGCTGGACCTCCTTGTGCTCGGCACGCCGCCGGCCACCCACTACCCGCTCGCGAAGGCCGCGCTGGAAGCCGGGCTCGACGTCGTCGTGGACAAGCCGTTCACGGTGCGCAGCGCCGAGGGCCAGGAGCTGATCGGGCTCGCGGCCCGGCTGGGACGGGTGCTTACGGTGTTCCAGAACCGGCGCTGGGACGGGGACTTCCTGACCGTCCGCGGCCTGCTGGAGAGCGGTTCCCTTGGCGCCGTGACACGGTTCGAGTCCCGCTTTGAGCGCTGGTCCCCGGAGGTCACCAAGGCCTGGAAGGCGGCCGCGACGGCGGACGAGGGCGGCGGCGTGCTGTTCGACCTCGGCACCCACCTGCTGGACCAGGCACTCCAGCTCTTCGGACCGGCCACCGTCACGCACGCGGAACTGAACGCCCGGCGCCCGGGGGAGCAGGTGGACGACGACGTATTCCTCGCCCTGCGCCACGGGTCCGGGGTGATCAGCCATTTGTGGATGAACATGCTCTGCGCCCAGCAGGGGCCCCGCTACCGCCTGCTGGGGAGCGACGGCGGCTTCACCAAGCACGGGGTGGACCCGCAGGCACCCTACATCGTGGCCGGCGGCAGCCCGCTGGACGCCGGGTACGGCGTCGAGGACCGCGACTGGGCCGGAACGCTCGGCCGGGACGGCCACCTGGACCGCCTGCCGACCGACCGTGGCGCCTACCCCGAGTTCTACCGCATCCTGGCGGACAAGATCCACGACGGCGGCGCAGCCTCGGCGCT